The sequence AGGCCCAACAAGAAAAGTGTTAAGAGTATGAAAAATTGCAGCAAAAAAGCACAGCCCAATCCAATTTGGGCCATTGTGAAAAGACAGAAAGCCCAAATTAATTGGACTTGATTTGAAGCATGTAATTGGGCCTACTATGCAGAAAGGTGAGCCCACCAAATTACTCGAAGCTTGtttgactaaatttatttaaaacatcttataatatGTTGCTTCAGCTTATTACTAATAAGATGTCGGGTTTTGTTTTACAAATAagttattgaaatatttagataaaatacaattatgaaagtaacaaaatattactaattacATTTTAGCGAATGTGATAATCGAAATTGAAGGAGctcgttaaaaatttaaaagggataattacacttatctcccttgaattttttgtataattatatatggccccatatggtttgaaaaattacatttaacacttttgaagtttgctttcgtctaacaaataagtcacatgttagtcaaaatttatcgacttgctgatgttaataaaaaaaaattatattttacaatttctttatagtttaatttaattaatatatattttcaaaaagtgtataataatttaattttcctcCTAATCTTTCCCTCCATTTTACTACACATAAACCCTTCTTCAGGTGAATCCaaggtaaaatcaaatttaccCTCTAAACTCCCGCCATCTCCCGCTGAGAGATAGGGCTGCGAAGTAGCGCTCGACCCAGAGCCGCCCCACCCCAGATAATCCAAGAACTGGAAAATGGCAGGAGCGTCAGAGCCCCAAGCCTCCGCATTTTCGGCGGCGGAGGTTCCATCTTTCTCATTctctcatttgtttttttttttggttttttttttgtttcctcttaatttatttggtgcatcaatttcttcaatttttgaattgaaaCTTAATGTCGCAGTTGGAGTTTCTTGCCGAGGATGAAATGATTGAGATTGTGCCGAATCTGAGGATGGATCCGCTCAATTTCATCTCGGTGTGTTTCTTCCTGtagattttgtatttttgcacattttaattcttttattttctagcTTCTGGCTTAGGAATTGATGTTTTCGTTTTGGTTCTATGATTGATTGATCAATGGATAGGGAGACTTTGGTCCTTTTAGACCGCAAATAGCGACTCAAGTGCCACTTTGGTTAGCGGTGGCCTTGAAGAAGAGAGGCAAGTGCACTATTCGAGCTCCGGAATGGATGTCTGTTGGTGAGGGTTTGCAGTAAATATCTATCTATTTTGCAATTCAACCTTTTGAAAGTATTCTGTTATAAGAATTCACATTGTTTTTCTGGATTAGGTGTAGTTTACAATCTTATTTCCACGTCAGTTAAATGCGTATCTGCTGTGATGTTCATTCAATTCTGATTTTGTATGGTTAGTCCCGTACTTTGGCTAGCACAGACGGTCTTggttcatatttttctttctttttctttttgtgtgggCGACGTTTTCTgcaattagtaaaataaacaaattgagcCAATAGGCAAGATTCTTGCTTCCATCTATTTTTGAccaagaatgaaaatattatttttatcaagaAGATTGGAGTTATACAAAATTCTGATCCCACTGCAAAATAAATGTGACTAGGTGGAGCAGCTCAAGATAAGCACCCGAAACCTCCTTAGGTAGGAAATGCGGAGTCTTACAGTTTCACACGCTTACTCACACATGATATTTGGAAAATGCTGGTAAAATAGACACATATTAGTGATATCAACCAGTTAGTTGCTAGACAACTCTCTAGTGTAGGACAACAgtcaacatgcatataatgaaaaatggaTATATAGATTCATCTTTCAGCCAACTGTTCCGCGttataagaaaacaaaattgaacatTGAATAAATGCCTTTATAAAGCTTTATCGCCAGCTTATGTTTTTGCTAGTTTCACTCTTTGTGATATGAAGCAAAGATGTTTTCAATTTGAAGAGGCATATAGGTGATATACGGGTTTTTTGTACTTAGTAAAAATGCATTAGTTAATATGTCTCGAATTGGATGGGAATGCAGCACCACAAACTGATAAAAATCATGGTAGGTTTTTCTGACCTGTTCTAGAGCTTTCCAGGGGAACATGTTTTATGGCTCATGTAATGGACAAGCCAAGAAAAGTGCTGTCAGTAATATATTGAGTAGAAGTTTTATGCTGActtcttttgataattttgtcattcctgacattttaatttttcttaatggtGCATCTTTACTTCTTAATGATTGACTATTTTATTATGGTAAAACAGCTTTCATTTTCATGCAGTGGTGAAAAGGAAGGCTGTTTTATATGTGATCAGTTAAAGTCCTGGTTATAGATTTCTCATTATTATATGCTCTTCTCATAGATAAGTTAGCACAAGTGTTGGAAGCAGAGCGGGATTCTGAGAAGTTTCAGCATTTGCCATTCCATTATGTAGAAATAGCAAGGCTTCTTTTTGATTAGTAAGTTTTACATTGtacagatatttttttttatatgttggCAGTGGTTTTGAAAATCGTTTTCTTTGATGTAGTGCTCGGGAGGA comes from Sesamum indicum cultivar Zhongzhi No. 13 linkage group LG10, S_indicum_v1.0, whole genome shotgun sequence and encodes:
- the LOC105171941 gene encoding DNA replication complex GINS protein PSF2 is translated as MAGASEPQASAFSAAELEFLAEDEMIEIVPNLRMDPLNFISGDFGPFRPQIATQVPLWLAVALKKRGKCTIRAPEWMSVDKLAQVLEAERDSEKFQHLPFHYVEIARLLFDYAREDIPDIYMVRSLIEDIKDVRFHKIGTGLEIISRERTYALRLKNLSAMEANIVRPFVTRALETFYKLSSSEMIQESDHIPNRQPQATNRGPRRQLKDR